One bacterium genomic window carries:
- a CDS encoding sulfocyanin-like copper-binding protein, with translation MAPQASVRGAAKHSVEFAITAGENKSNKTMNFNGLNRGALTITVPAGWEVVVHFENAGALNHSLAVLPAGGHQHPEAAAPVFSGATTSDYSAGLSKGAKETITFEASKAGSYEFVCGVQGHAPVGQWANLIVSATADAPSAAPADAVTFTVK, from the coding sequence ATGGCCCCTCAGGCGTCGGTCCGGGGCGCGGCGAAGCACTCGGTCGAATTTGCGATCACCGCGGGTGAGAATAAGAGCAATAAGACCATGAACTTCAATGGGCTCAATCGTGGAGCCCTGACGATCACTGTCCCCGCCGGGTGGGAGGTTGTAGTGCACTTTGAGAACGCCGGAGCGTTGAATCACAGTTTGGCCGTGTTGCCCGCCGGCGGGCACCAGCATCCGGAGGCGGCCGCCCCGGTGTTTTCGGGTGCGACCACATCGGATTATAGCGCGGGGTTGTCCAAGGGTGCCAAGGAGACGATCACGTTCGAGGCCAGCAAGGCCGGATCGTACGAGTTTGTCTGCGGCGTCCAAGGGCACGCGCCCGTCGGACAGTGGGCCAACCTGATCGTTTCGGCGACGGCCGACGCACCGAGCGCGGCCCCGGCGGACGCGGTGACGTTTACCGTAAAGTAG
- a CDS encoding MBL fold metallo-hydrolase: MYFKQFLNERCGCASYLIASRQSHEAAVVDAAMETDQYDELLKEREFRLKYVIDTHVHADHVSGARRLAAKHGAELCLHESAAVTYPFRGVRDGEELPLGQLRLRVLHVPGHRPELVSVLVINPPRSPEPSMVLTGDSLLVGDVGRPDFGGGDATVQYESVTRLLRLPDWVAVFPGHFEGPCGKGMCGRPSTTIGFERLFNPLLRLGRPEFISTLAGSVPARPLNMVAIEATNRGRADAAWAMLTSLPAVKEADVEKLDGVQADAVLLDVREPEEYAYDHVPGAVSLPQAELATRLAEIPRDRPVFVICESGMRSLRASQFLRQMGYAQVTNVRGGTAAWRRSGRKVVSEQGHGKPRVVESEWTHAGGTGAPTDS, translated from the coding sequence ATGTACTTCAAACAATTCCTCAACGAGCGGTGTGGGTGCGCCTCGTACCTGATCGCATCCCGTCAGTCCCATGAGGCCGCCGTTGTCGACGCCGCGATGGAAACCGACCAGTACGACGAGTTACTCAAGGAACGAGAGTTCCGCCTGAAGTATGTGATCGACACGCATGTTCATGCCGACCATGTGTCCGGTGCGCGCCGCCTGGCGGCGAAGCACGGTGCGGAACTGTGCCTGCATGAGTCGGCGGCGGTCACCTATCCGTTCCGGGGGGTCAGGGACGGTGAAGAGCTGCCCCTCGGGCAGCTCCGTCTGCGGGTTCTCCATGTTCCGGGACACCGGCCGGAGTTGGTCTCGGTGTTGGTCATTAACCCGCCTCGCAGCCCGGAGCCGTCCATGGTGTTGACCGGCGACTCCCTGCTCGTGGGCGACGTGGGCCGCCCGGACTTCGGCGGCGGCGACGCCACCGTGCAGTATGAGAGCGTGACGCGCCTGCTCCGGCTGCCCGATTGGGTGGCGGTGTTCCCGGGTCACTTTGAAGGACCATGCGGTAAGGGCATGTGCGGCCGTCCGAGCACGACGATTGGGTTCGAGCGGCTCTTCAACCCGCTGCTGCGCCTCGGCCGCCCCGAGTTCATCTCAACGCTAGCGGGAAGCGTCCCGGCGCGGCCCCTCAACATGGTCGCGATCGAAGCGACAAACCGCGGCCGGGCCGACGCTGCCTGGGCGATGCTTACCAGCCTGCCGGCGGTCAAGGAAGCGGATGTCGAAAAACTTGACGGCGTGCAGGCGGATGCCGTCCTCCTGGACGTGCGCGAGCCCGAAGAATACGCGTACGATCATGTTCCGGGCGCCGTGAGCCTTCCGCAGGCCGAACTGGCGACGCGGCTGGCTGAGATTCCGCGGGACCGGCCGGTGTTCGTGATTTGCGAGAGCGGTATGCGGTCCCTGCGCGCCTCACAGTTCCTGCGGCAGATGGGTTATGCTCAGGTCACGAACGTGCGCGGCGGCACGGCCGCCTGGCGAAGGTCGGGCAGAAAGGTCGTCAGCGAGCAGGGGCACGGGAAGCCGCGCGTCGTCGAGTCCGAGTGGACGCACGCGGGCGGGACCGGGGCGCCGACCGACTCCTGA